Genomic segment of Paenibacillus sp. FSL R5-0623:
AACCCGTGGCCTGGTGATCAATCCATCCAGCTTTTGATCAACAACCTGCTTAATCAGCAGATCGGTGCTCAATTCGTGGCAGAAGAGGACGGGAAGCTTATCGGATTTTCCACCCTGTTCTTTACATACAGCACGATGAAAGCAGAGCGTGTCGCCATCATGAATGACCTATTCGTTACTGAAACATTCAGAGAAGGCGAAGCAGAAGCCAAATTATTTGCACACTGTCAGCAATATACGCGTGACCATGGATGTGCATATATGTCTTGGATCACAGCAGTGACCAATGAGCGGGCACAGCAATTATTCGAGCGTCTTGGGGCTACACGTGGCGCATGGGTAAACTATTCCATTACGTAGACTCTTTTGAGCACAAAAAAAGGACATGCAAACATGAAGGTTCAGCCCTATCATACTTGCATGTCCTTTACTCCCTCGATCTAAAATTTATCCAGTAATACAGAATTTATTATAGTCAGATAGAGCGTTGCAACGTCTCGCTTACTCTACTTTTTGCTGTGAAGAGCGGCCTTCAGCCTTTCCAACACATCAATCGTTACGGTCTTGCTACCAAGATCCCCGTGGAAAACAACACCTTGCCGTTCGCCATGATAATCAGATCCACCTGTTTCAATGAGGTCGTATTCCTTGGCCAGCTCACCATACCTGTGTTCCTCTTCCGGGCCATGGTCCGAATGAAACACCTCAATGCCATCTGGACGAGAGTCTTCGATGATACGTCGCACCAATTCATCATCATTATAGAGACCCGGATGGGCAATCACAGCGGCTCCACCTGCGGCTCTGATCCACTTGCACGCATCCTCTGGTGCAACGCGGGGTACAGATACGAAGCCTGGCTTGCCTTCAGCAAGATACTGATCAAATGCATCCCGCATGTCAACAGCGTAGCCTTTTTTCACCAGCACATCGGCCATATGAGGTCTGCCAATACTCTCATCCGGCTCTAACGGTCGTCCCAGCTCATCCAGTACCTCCTGCCAGCTTATATCAATCCCGAGTTCTTGGAGCTTGGCGATAATCAGATGATTGCGCTCATCTCGCGCTTCTCGTAATCCGCGCAACCGTTGCAGGAACTGCTCATCCTCTGTATTCACATAATACCCAAGCACATGAATATCTTTCCCACCAGCACGAGTGCTGATCTCCACTCCGGCAACAACATCAATATCGTACTCTTTTCCCGCTTGTTGTGCTTCCGCTACACCGGCTACTGTATCATGGTCTGTTAGGGCAACCGCAGATAGTCCTTTTTGTTTGGCAAGCTTCACATTATCAGCAGGTGGCTGCATTCCATCTGAAGCCTGACTATGCGTATGAAGATCACAGCGTCCTTGGCGTTGATCCATGTACAACAGCTCCTTTGTGTAAGTCATTTGGATTAAATCTCATCTATCATTGACTTTCCCGCTATTATGCCTTCCCTGTCTTGTGTACCGACTTAGGCTGCTCCTGCTGGCGCAGATAATTCAGGAAAGCGACTGCTGACAGGGGCAACAAGGACGATTTTAGATGGATGGCATAGAACTGCCTTTTGAATTCGAGTCCGCGGATATCCACAATATGAACAAGTCCCAAAGCCAGTTCATGCTGCACCGAAGAAGGAGATAACATCGTAATACCTACCCCTGCCTCAACGGCCGATTTTACCGCTCCTGTACTGCCAAGTTCCATCACTACATTCATATCCTGTGGATCAATCTTTTTCTTTTGCAATTGGTCTTCCATCACCTGACGAGTACCCGAGCCCTTCTCACGCAGCACAAAAGGATAATTCATTACATCCTCAATATTCACTTTGCTACGCTTAGCCAAATCATGTCCAGCAGGTACAATCAGTTTCAGCTCGTCCTGCATGACAGGCTCTACAATCATGTCCGGGTGG
This window contains:
- a CDS encoding GNAT family N-acetyltransferase, whose amino-acid sequence is MTIHIRETQPDDLKPLMALMHDYVVGFYNNPWPGDQSIQLLINNLLNQQIGAQFVAEEDGKLIGFSTLFFTYSTMKAERVAIMNDLFVTETFREGEAEAKLFAHCQQYTRDHGCAYMSWITAVTNERAQQLFERLGATRGAWVNYSIT
- a CDS encoding PHP domain-containing protein; its protein translation is MDQRQGRCDLHTHSQASDGMQPPADNVKLAKQKGLSAVALTDHDTVAGVAEAQQAGKEYDIDVVAGVEISTRAGGKDIHVLGYYVNTEDEQFLQRLRGLREARDERNHLIIAKLQELGIDISWQEVLDELGRPLEPDESIGRPHMADVLVKKGYAVDMRDAFDQYLAEGKPGFVSVPRVAPEDACKWIRAAGGAAVIAHPGLYNDDELVRRIIEDSRPDGIEVFHSDHGPEEEHRYGELAKEYDLIETGGSDYHGERQGVVFHGDLGSKTVTIDVLERLKAALHSKK
- a CDS encoding selenium metabolism-associated LysR family transcriptional regulator; the encoded protein is MNFHQLHIFYTVAEKGSFSAAAQALHMTQPAVTMQIQSLEDYFGTKLLHRSTKKIELSEAGRTLLPHAKRSVELVRQTDEAMSAFTQMLQGRLQLGASLTIGEYVLPRMLGPFALQYPDISIVMKVMNTTQIMDDILKHQLNFGLIEAPVNHPDMIVEPVMQDELKLIVPAGHDLAKRSKVNIEDVMNYPFVLREKGSGTRQVMEDQLQKKKIDPQDMNVVMELGSTGAVKSAVEAGVGITMLSPSSVQHELALGLVHIVDIRGLEFKRQFYAIHLKSSLLPLSAVAFLNYLRQQEQPKSVHKTGKA